The nucleotide sequence CAACCGGCCGTTCGGGTATACTATTTCCTTACCACGGGGCGTCCAGGTTTCGACCCGCCTGGCGGCAGGCGGTCCGGTGGGAAGGGGGAGACGGCATGACTTTCTTGAAGCGGAAGAACATGACCCGAAGAAGGTTTTGCGAGAGCGTAACCCATACGGCTTTGGGGTGCGCCTGTCTTTCGGCGGCGGTCTCCGCCGCCTCCGCGGAAAGCTTAAAGCCCGAGAACGGGGGGAAGCCCGGGGCAACCGGTTCCGGCAAGGAACATCTGGCGGCCGCCTGCGGGACCTGGTGTGGAGCCTGCCCCGCGTACCTTGCCAAGCACGGGGAAGAGGGGGAGGCGGAGCCCCGGCAGAGACCCTC is from Acidobacteriota bacterium and encodes:
- a CDS encoding DUF3795 domain-containing protein is translated as MTFLKRKNMTRRRFCESVTHTALGCACLSAAVSAASAESLKPENGGKPGATGSGKEHLAAACGTWCGACPAYLAKHGEEGEAEPRQRPSAPAQKGVPDPRWMDGLRCDGCLSGGTLAGHCRTCAIRLCAKSKQADARCTDCEELPCQRITSLIRMGDYLHRKEYLPNLEKIR